In Nonomuraea sp. NBC_00507, the following are encoded in one genomic region:
- a CDS encoding TIGR03086 family metal-binding protein, producing MSSEIADRYRRRADAFERKVVSVRPDQWSNPSPCAKWTARDVVRHIVDMHAAMLRPLGRSLSPAPTVDDDPVAAFRAARADVEAILTDPSLATLPCDTPTGPMPAQQHIDQVVSDDFPLHGWDLARATSQDDTIDPGDVERAWSAMTALPAELIEKFRTPGAFGPGIEVFGPQVTVGQDASPQDKLLAFIGRDPRWRP from the coding sequence GTGAGCAGTGAGATCGCTGACCGCTACCGGCGCCGGGCCGACGCCTTCGAACGCAAGGTCGTGTCCGTCCGCCCCGACCAGTGGTCGAACCCGTCCCCGTGCGCGAAGTGGACCGCCAGGGACGTGGTCCGGCACATCGTCGACATGCATGCCGCGATGCTGCGCCCCTTGGGCCGTTCGCTCAGCCCGGCGCCCACGGTCGACGACGACCCGGTGGCGGCGTTCCGCGCCGCCCGCGCCGACGTCGAGGCGATCTTGACCGATCCCTCGCTCGCCACCCTGCCCTGCGACACGCCCACCGGCCCGATGCCCGCGCAGCAGCACATCGACCAGGTCGTCAGCGACGACTTCCCGCTGCACGGCTGGGATCTGGCCCGCGCCACGTCGCAGGACGACACGATCGATCCCGGCGACGTGGAGCGGGCCTGGTCGGCCATGACGGCGCTGCCCGCCGAGCTCATCGAGAAGTTCCGCACGCCGGGCGCGTTCGGGCCGGGCATCGAGGTGTTCGGCCCGCAGGTGACGGTCGGACAGGACGCCTCCCCGCAGGACAAGCTGCTCGCCTTCATCGGACGCGATCCGCGGTGGCGGCCGTGA
- a CDS encoding extracellular solute-binding protein, whose product MSNLPRRGALRLTAGIALTCTLALAGCGRSNDTAASTGTAKPIDASAATGTVNVWAAQGDADVLEKVIEPFKAANRDLTVKLTLIPNAEYYTKLQSAIAAGNGPDVAQFFPESQAQFLSPSILQPVPDDLIDPGAFFKSLWDAGVVKGVAYTVPWYAYTYALVYRSDLAKKAGVKAPATWEELVPFLKALQGAGAGHGLGADIGWDIFNGQDVAMYAWQAGGSLLSSDGKWTLDTPAMVEALKFNASFFTSGVADTSGPGFLDSQPYFVAGKTASMITGPWVIGQLDTAAKKTGWTASHVATAPLPAGPSGSVSFSAGGSWGVLATSGNAAASWKLIRHISQPSTQVAQYKAYSSLPAVVSAWDDPAIKDQPLLDAFLTQLKNTRSFPRASTWQQVATRLGKEMETVAKGKQSAEKAAASIQAYAESLGTGTR is encoded by the coding sequence GTGTCCAACCTCCCCCGACGCGGTGCCCTACGGCTGACCGCCGGCATAGCTCTCACCTGCACCCTTGCCCTGGCGGGCTGCGGACGCAGCAATGACACCGCCGCGTCCACAGGCACTGCCAAGCCCATCGACGCGTCCGCTGCCACCGGCACCGTCAATGTCTGGGCCGCCCAGGGCGATGCCGACGTGCTCGAGAAGGTCATCGAGCCCTTCAAGGCCGCCAACCGCGACCTCACCGTGAAGCTCACGCTGATCCCGAACGCCGAGTACTACACCAAGCTCCAGTCGGCGATCGCGGCGGGAAATGGACCCGATGTCGCCCAGTTCTTCCCCGAGTCGCAGGCGCAGTTCCTCAGTCCGTCGATCCTCCAGCCTGTTCCGGACGACCTCATCGACCCCGGCGCCTTCTTCAAGAGCCTCTGGGACGCGGGCGTGGTGAAGGGCGTCGCCTACACGGTGCCCTGGTACGCCTACACCTATGCGCTCGTCTACCGCTCCGACCTGGCGAAGAAGGCGGGCGTCAAGGCGCCGGCCACGTGGGAGGAACTGGTGCCGTTCCTCAAGGCGCTCCAGGGCGCCGGTGCCGGGCACGGCCTCGGGGCCGACATCGGCTGGGACATCTTCAACGGCCAGGACGTCGCGATGTACGCCTGGCAGGCGGGCGGCTCACTGCTCTCCTCCGACGGCAAATGGACGCTCGACACACCGGCGATGGTCGAAGCGCTGAAGTTCAACGCGTCGTTCTTCACCTCGGGCGTCGCCGACACCAGCGGGCCCGGGTTCCTCGACTCGCAGCCGTACTTCGTCGCCGGCAAGACCGCCTCCATGATCACAGGCCCGTGGGTGATCGGTCAGCTCGACACCGCCGCGAAGAAGACCGGCTGGACGGCGTCACATGTCGCGACCGCACCGCTGCCGGCCGGGCCGTCGGGCAGCGTCTCCTTCTCCGCGGGCGGCAGCTGGGGCGTGCTCGCCACCAGCGGCAACGCGGCCGCGTCGTGGAAGCTCATCCGGCACATCTCGCAGCCGAGCACCCAGGTCGCGCAGTACAAGGCGTACAGCTCGCTGCCGGCCGTCGTGTCCGCCTGGGACGACCCGGCCATCAAGGACCAGCCGCTCCTTGACGCCTTCTTGACCCAGCTGAAGAACACCCGGTCGTTCCCGCGGGCGAGCACCTGGCAGCAGGTCGCGACCCGGCTGGGCAAGGAGATGGAAACGGTGGCCAAGGGCAAGCAGAGCGCCGAGAAGGCCGCCGCCAGCATCCAGGCGTACGCCGAGAGCCTCGGCACAGGCACGAGGTGA
- a CDS encoding GntR family transcriptional regulator encodes MTQMAGTSTKQMLSERVHARLREAIMRGEYAPSEALKPQELAQQHQVSLAVVREALVRLVGEGIAVRLPNRGFAVPDFSDRRWQEIAEARRTIEPVMLRMAIERGDLDWEARVRAAHHRLARTPAYVPDEGEYYSSAWSEAHRVFHRTLLEGCGNPVLLDTSDRLWTASELARRWSARRRPDRDGAAEHRRLEEAALARDADTAADVLAQHLTLTAAGLTPCT; translated from the coding sequence ATGACGCAGATGGCCGGCACATCGACGAAGCAGATGCTCTCCGAACGTGTCCACGCCCGGCTCCGGGAAGCGATCATGAGGGGCGAGTACGCCCCGAGCGAAGCACTCAAGCCGCAGGAGCTCGCCCAGCAACACCAGGTCAGCCTGGCGGTCGTCCGCGAGGCTCTGGTGCGGCTGGTCGGCGAGGGCATCGCGGTGCGGCTGCCCAACCGCGGCTTCGCGGTCCCCGACTTCTCCGATCGACGCTGGCAGGAGATCGCCGAGGCACGCCGCACCATCGAACCGGTCATGCTGCGCATGGCGATCGAGCGCGGTGACCTCGACTGGGAAGCACGGGTGCGCGCGGCCCACCACCGGCTGGCCCGCACCCCGGCGTACGTGCCGGACGAGGGCGAGTACTACAGCAGCGCGTGGTCCGAAGCCCACCGCGTCTTCCACCGGACGCTGCTGGAGGGATGCGGCAACCCGGTGCTGCTGGACACCTCCGACAGGCTGTGGACGGCCAGCGAACTGGCCCGCCGCTGGTCGGCCCGCCGCAGACCCGACCGCGACGGCGCCGCCGAACACCGCCGGCTGGAGGAGGCGGCCCTGGCCCGCGACGCCGACACCGCCGCCGACGTGCTGGCCCAGCACCTGACTCTGACCGCCGCCGGCCTGACCCCCTGCACCTAA
- a CDS encoding SRPBCC domain-containing protein → MSAAVTVATPSDRAIVMTRTFGAPAHLVFAAWTRPELVSRWYGAHGWTIVEARIDLRVGGAWRFAWQGPGGATMAAGGLYREIVTPSRLSYTESFDDHWYPGQALVGHDFTEQDGTTTLTTTHLFDSRQARDLVIASPMARGVSEGYERLDEALHATIGG, encoded by the coding sequence GTGAGCGCGGCCGTGACGGTCGCGACGCCGTCGGACCGCGCGATCGTCATGACACGCACGTTCGGCGCCCCCGCCCACCTGGTGTTCGCCGCCTGGACCCGGCCGGAGCTGGTCTCCCGCTGGTACGGCGCCCACGGCTGGACCATCGTGGAGGCCCGGATCGACCTGCGCGTGGGCGGCGCCTGGCGGTTCGCCTGGCAGGGGCCCGGCGGCGCGACCATGGCCGCAGGCGGCCTCTACCGCGAGATCGTCACACCCTCCCGGTTGTCCTACACCGAGTCGTTCGACGACCACTGGTACCCCGGCCAAGCGCTGGTCGGCCACGACTTCACCGAGCAGGACGGCACGACCACGCTCACCACGACCCACCTGTTCGACTCCCGGCAGGCGCGCGACCTGGTGATCGCCTCCCCGATGGCACGTGGGGTGTCGGAAGGCTACGAACGGCTCGACGAAGCCCTCCACGCGACCATCGGCGGCTGA
- a CDS encoding YbhB/YbcL family Raf kinase inhibitor-like protein, which yields MSANDPFARLPDVPSFIVTSTTLTDGAPWPAEQMSGAFGIPGGKDVSPHLSWSGAPEETKSYAVTVYDPDAPTGSGFWHWAVADIPATVTELPEGAGDETGSGLPEGAYQLPNDARMARFIGAAPPAGHGPHRYFIVVHALDVETIGVPAEATPAYLGFTIAGHILGRAVLTATAEIPA from the coding sequence ATGAGCGCCAACGACCCCTTTGCCCGTCTTCCCGACGTCCCCTCCTTCATCGTCACCAGCACCACGCTGACCGACGGCGCCCCCTGGCCCGCTGAGCAGATGTCCGGTGCCTTCGGCATCCCGGGCGGCAAGGACGTCTCCCCGCACCTGTCGTGGAGCGGCGCCCCAGAAGAGACGAAGAGCTATGCCGTGACCGTGTACGACCCGGACGCGCCGACTGGCTCCGGGTTCTGGCACTGGGCCGTGGCCGACATCCCCGCCACTGTCACCGAGCTGCCTGAGGGCGCTGGCGACGAGACTGGCTCGGGCCTTCCCGAGGGCGCCTATCAGCTGCCCAACGACGCCCGCATGGCACGCTTCATCGGCGCGGCCCCGCCGGCAGGGCACGGCCCGCACCGCTACTTCATCGTGGTGCACGCCCTCGACGTCGAGACCATCGGCGTCCCGGCCGAGGCCACCCCTGCCTACCTCGGCTTCACCATCGCCGGCCACATCCTCGGCCGCGCGGTCCTGACCGCCACCGCCGAGATCCCCGCCTGA
- a CDS encoding carbohydrate ABC transporter permease, with protein sequence MSTVATVRDTEMISDRVAVRRRSVTSPLLYGALALCALLTMLPFVWVISGSLRSLDEIRSDPGAWLPHDVTLDNFTRLFATEGFGGFMANSIMVAIMVVAGNIVAASAAGYALAKLDFAGKRLAFGAVMAALMVPFTAVFVTQFVITVDLGLADTLAGIALPSVAMPLSVFIMRQYAMSIPSDLLEAARIDGAGEFRIFFRIFLPLAGPAVATITIMSFLTSWNNFIWPLIVAQSMSSYTLPVGLAATSQAASHVTDYGLQLAGAIVVMLPVLVLFLFLQRYFVQGIAGTGMR encoded by the coding sequence ATGAGCACCGTCGCCACGGTGCGGGACACCGAAATGATCAGCGACCGGGTCGCCGTGCGCCGCCGGTCCGTCACCTCGCCCCTGCTGTACGGCGCGCTGGCGCTGTGCGCGTTGCTCACCATGCTTCCCTTCGTCTGGGTGATCAGCGGCTCGCTCCGCAGCCTCGACGAGATCCGCTCCGATCCCGGCGCCTGGCTTCCGCACGACGTCACCCTCGACAACTTCACCCGGCTGTTCGCCACCGAGGGCTTCGGCGGGTTCATGGCCAACAGCATCATGGTCGCGATCATGGTGGTGGCCGGCAACATCGTGGCCGCGTCAGCCGCCGGCTACGCGCTCGCCAAGCTCGACTTCGCGGGCAAGCGGCTCGCGTTCGGCGCCGTCATGGCGGCGCTGATGGTGCCGTTCACCGCGGTGTTCGTCACGCAGTTCGTGATCACGGTCGACCTGGGTCTGGCGGACACCCTCGCCGGCATCGCCCTGCCGAGCGTGGCGATGCCCCTGTCGGTCTTCATCATGCGGCAGTACGCGATGTCGATCCCCAGCGACCTGCTCGAAGCGGCCCGCATCGACGGTGCCGGCGAGTTCCGGATCTTCTTCCGGATCTTCCTGCCGTTGGCCGGCCCCGCTGTGGCGACGATCACGATCATGTCGTTTCTCACCTCGTGGAACAACTTCATCTGGCCGCTCATCGTCGCTCAGAGCATGTCCAGTTACACGCTGCCGGTGGGTCTGGCCGCCACCAGCCAGGCCGCGTCGCACGTCACCGACTACGGGCTGCAGCTCGCGGGTGCGATCGTCGTGATGCTGCCCGTGCTGGTGCTCTTCCTGTTCCTGCAGCGTTACTTCGTTCAGGGCATCGCCGGAACGGGAATGCGGTGA
- a CDS encoding carbohydrate ABC transporter permease, with translation MTPTAVPGAARTARRSRGSRRTAVAWLFLAPFTVVFLLYTAIPTVAALGFSLTDLRGTDLRNPFAVDFTGLENYFRLFQDESFLRDILTTALFVGVGVPLTMGIGFALAFALNMGIRRLRRTFRIVFFAPVVTNIVAVALIWQYAFNANGTVNKVLGAVGFAGPNWLDDPNLAMPVVILLGVWRNFGTAMVLFLAGLQAVPQDVYEAASIDGAGRWRQLRHITLPLLLPTTLMVSVLLTVFYLQVFDEPYLLTNGGPLGSTESVALYTYHQFGSGEFGMSSAASFVMLVLVLLVSIVQFRLLRPRA, from the coding sequence ATGACCCCCACCGCCGTCCCGGGGGCGGCGCGCACGGCGCGTCGATCCCGGGGCTCCCGCCGAACGGCCGTCGCCTGGCTGTTCCTCGCACCGTTCACTGTCGTGTTCCTGCTCTACACGGCGATCCCCACCGTCGCGGCGCTCGGGTTCAGCCTCACCGACCTGCGGGGCACGGATCTGCGCAATCCGTTCGCCGTCGACTTCACCGGGCTGGAGAACTATTTCCGCCTGTTCCAGGACGAAAGCTTCCTGCGGGACATCCTCACCACCGCCCTTTTCGTCGGGGTCGGTGTGCCGCTGACCATGGGGATCGGGTTCGCGCTGGCCTTCGCGCTCAACATGGGCATCCGGCGCCTGCGCCGCACCTTCCGCATCGTCTTCTTCGCCCCGGTCGTCACGAACATCGTGGCGGTCGCCCTGATCTGGCAGTACGCCTTCAACGCCAACGGCACCGTCAACAAGGTGCTCGGCGCCGTCGGCTTCGCCGGACCGAACTGGCTGGACGACCCGAATCTGGCCATGCCCGTGGTCATCCTGCTCGGCGTCTGGCGCAACTTCGGCACCGCGATGGTGCTGTTCCTCGCCGGTCTGCAAGCGGTTCCTCAGGACGTGTACGAGGCCGCCTCCATCGACGGGGCCGGCCGGTGGCGGCAGCTGAGGCACATCACCCTGCCGCTGCTGCTGCCCACCACGCTCATGGTGTCGGTGCTGCTGACCGTCTTCTACCTCCAGGTGTTCGACGAGCCGTACCTGCTGACGAACGGCGGCCCGCTGGGTTCCACGGAATCGGTTGCGCTGTACACCTACCACCAGTTCGGCTCCGGCGAGTTCGGGATGTCCTCGGCCGCGTCCTTCGTGATGCTCGTGCTCGTGCTGCTGGTCAGCATCGTCCAGTTCCGGCTGCTGAGGCCCCGCGCATGA